GTTATTGATATTATCCAAGCAAAGTTATCAGAGGAAGGTTTTAGTGGGTACTTGCAGGGCAATATCATAAAATACTCCTGTAGGGCCGGGCATAAACCAGGTAACTTTAGTAGGGATATCGAAAAGATAACAACATACTCAAAGCTTTTAACGGAGGTTATTGAAAATAATGAAAATAGTAGATCAGACAATTAAAATTAAGAACGTC
Above is a window of Candidatus Zixiibacteriota bacterium DNA encoding:
- a CDS encoding DUF3310 domain-containing protein encodes the protein MSVDKKADYYDVGGIEVIDIIQAKLSEEGFSGYLQGNIIKYSCRAGHKPGNFSRDIEKITTYSKLLTEVIENNENSRSDN